The proteins below are encoded in one region of Pseudomonas putida S13.1.2:
- the arcC gene encoding carbamate kinase: MRIVVALGGNALLRRGEPMTADNQRANIRTATEQIAKIHPGNELVIAHGNGPQVGLLSLQALSYKPDEAYPLDVLGAETEGMIGYMIEQELGNLLDFEVPFATLLTQVEVDANDPAFKDPTKFIGPVYSKEEAERLAKEKGWVVKADGDKYRRVVASPKPKRIFEIRPIKWLLEKNSIVICAGGGGIPTLYDENRKLKGIEAVIDKDLCSALLAEQLEADLLIIATDVDAAYIDWGKPTQKAIAQAHPDELERLGFAAGSMGPKVQAASDFARNTGKVAVISSLENIEDIVKGTAGTRVSTAKPGISYR, translated from the coding sequence ATGCGTATCGTTGTTGCATTGGGCGGCAACGCCCTGCTGCGTCGCGGCGAGCCCATGACCGCTGACAACCAGCGCGCCAATATCCGCACCGCCACCGAACAGATCGCCAAGATCCACCCTGGCAACGAACTGGTCATCGCCCACGGCAACGGCCCGCAAGTCGGCCTGCTGTCGCTTCAGGCCCTGTCCTACAAGCCTGACGAGGCTTACCCACTGGACGTGCTGGGTGCCGAAACCGAAGGCATGATCGGCTACATGATCGAACAGGAACTGGGCAACCTGCTGGATTTCGAGGTGCCGTTCGCCACCCTGCTGACCCAGGTGGAAGTGGACGCCAACGACCCCGCCTTCAAGGACCCGACCAAGTTCATCGGCCCGGTCTACAGCAAGGAAGAGGCCGAGCGCCTGGCCAAGGAGAAAGGCTGGGTGGTCAAGGCCGATGGCGACAAGTACCGCCGTGTGGTGGCCAGCCCGAAACCCAAACGCATCTTCGAAATCCGCCCGATCAAGTGGCTGCTGGAAAAGAACAGCATCGTGATTTGCGCAGGCGGTGGCGGCATCCCCACCCTGTACGATGAAAACCGCAAGCTCAAGGGCATCGAAGCGGTGATCGACAAAGACCTGTGCTCGGCACTGCTGGCCGAGCAACTGGAAGCCGACCTTCTGATTATCGCCACCGACGTCGACGCGGCCTACATTGACTGGGGCAAGCCCACGCAAAAAGCCATTGCCCAGGCCCATCCGGACGAACTGGAGCGTCTTGGCTTCGCCGCAGGCTCCATGGGGCCGAAGGTGCAAGCTGCCAGTGACTTTGCCCGCAACACCGGCAAGGTGGCGGTGATCAGTTCGCTGGAAAACATTGAAGACATTGTCAAAGGTACTGCCGGCACACGGGTTTCCACCGCGAAGCCTGGGATCAGCTACCGTTGA
- a CDS encoding DUF5064 family protein translates to MAQYHPGHVHIERTALNNTDHSYDLNIEYEAASDPKEGRGIQFRMHGSIEGKPVEEKFFLAKDQVLPSFLMLLTRKAQSYLAPPKKFENLSSPHKLYDYMFADIREKLDVKSGDPIRPEHLE, encoded by the coding sequence ATGGCCCAGTACCACCCCGGTCATGTACACATCGAGCGCACTGCGCTGAACAATACCGACCACAGCTATGACCTGAACATCGAGTACGAAGCAGCGTCGGACCCCAAGGAAGGCAGAGGCATTCAGTTCCGCATGCATGGCAGCATCGAGGGCAAGCCTGTGGAAGAAAAGTTCTTCCTCGCCAAGGACCAGGTGCTGCCAAGCTTTCTCATGCTGCTGACTCGCAAGGCGCAGTCGTATCTGGCGCCGCCGAAGAAATTCGAGAACCTGAGTTCGCCGCACAAGCTCTATGACTACATGTTTGCGGACATTCGCGAAAAGCTCGATGTGAAATCGGGGGACCCGATCAGGCCTGAACATCTCGAGTGA